The nucleotide sequence TTGCTCCAAGCTATTCGATAACCTATCAACAGTTGCCAGAAAACGCAGTGGTTTCTGGTAGTGTTGATGCCAAGTTATTAGGCTTTTCAGTTGTCGATGAGCAAGTTAATGCTTCGAGAGGCGGTGATGATCATGAATCAAATTTGTTAGTTGGGTTTGAGCAATTCAACATCACTCAATTGGAAATAGACGAAGATTCCGCGCTTAACGTGGAAGCGATAGAGTTTTCAAATTTATCTTGGTTTAGCCAAAACCAAGCGGCTAAAGATACTGACAAAAAGGTTAAATCTCATTCCAAAGTAGAAATCACCAACACACTCGACAAACTGCGCATTGAACAAATCTCTTTAGATAAGCAAACAACACAAACATCGAAAACACTATCGTTTAATCACATTGCTATGGCGGGTTTAACCACGTCTATGCAACTTGATGAACAAAACCAGCTGAATTGGCTGACCATGTTAGAGCCAGTGCAACAACGCTTTAATGTCGACGATAAAAAGGTAGGGGCTGAAGAAGTTAAAAAAGAAGCTAAAGAAGAAGTTAAAGCGGGCGAAGTAGAAACCTCAGAATCGCCATTAGCTATCGAAGTAAATTCGTTTGACCTTGCCGCTCCGGCATTTATTCATGTGACGAAAACCTTAAATGGTCAACCTCATAAACTGCAAATTGATATTAGTAAATTGGCTTTAGAAAATATTGCTACTAATGCATCCTCGATGGACTCAGATACGGAGTCTAATATTAGGCGCAGTAAATTTGCATTAACAACCCAGCTTAATAAAACCGCAATAATTGACGTCAACGGTGACGGTATCTTCAATAAAACGCCAATCGATATTAACGCCGTGGGGAAAATCGAAGATATGTCTTTAGTGACATTGTCACCATTTATTGAGCAATTTGCGGGTTATCAGTTTGTCCGTGGTCAATTTGATCATCAATTTAATCTTGCCCTTAAAAATAATCAAATCGATATGACTAACGATGTCGTAATTCGCAAGTTACAGGTCAAGGATATTGATGAAAGCAAAGTGGTGTCTACCTTACCTATTCCAATGGCAATAACGGTGTTAGAAGATGATAAAGGCGTTATTGATATTGAAATCCCAGTAAAAGGCAGCCTCGATGAAACCGAAGGTGGCACCGATGTAAACATCAATTCGTTGATTCAAAAGTCTATTACTCAAGCGGTGAAAAAAGGCTCTGTTGGTTTCTTAAAATATGCGCTGCAACCTTATGGCGCAGCGTTTATGGCAGCGGAATACCTAGTAGATGCCGCAAATCAGATTGCCTTTGATGACATGGTATTTACGGTTAATAGCGCCGAATTAGAAACTAAGCAGCGAGATTACGCCAATAAGCTTGTAGAGGTGTTAAAGCAACGTGATGAAATTGATTTACAGCTTTGTGGTGAGAGTAACTTAGCTGATAGAGCGGCTCTTGAAATAAACTATCAAGATGAAGCTCTTAGCGCGCAATTAGCCGCACTCGCTAAGAAACGAGCGTCAACATTAAAGGCATATATGAATGAGCAGGGCATTGCTAACAAACGTTTATTCTTATGTAAGGCCCGTTATGTTGAAGATGGCGCTACTGGCGTGGCTATTTCAATGGAATAAAATCTTTACAGATATAATGCAGTGACTTAGTGGCAATATTAGCGTTAATTGACTACATTTAGTGCTTAGTTTTAAAGGAGCTGTCATTGCGTTTACACATCGTTGATGGCTTCTCTCAAATAAAAACAGCGTTAAGCTGTTTTAAGCAACAAAATGCAAAAAGCTAATACATAAAAGCTTAACCAAACTTATAATAATTTCGAAAAAGGGAAAATGATGAAACGCATCTTAACGCTCGCAGTGGCGGCTTTGTTCGTGCAATCATGCTCAACAGAAACCGAGACTAGCCAAGTGAACGAAAAAATACTCACCCCACCAATAGCGAAAAAAATACCTCATAAAATGGAAATCCATGGTGATGTACGTATTGATGATTATTATTGGATGCGCGATGACACGCGCACCGACCCAGAGATCCTCGCCCATTTGCAAGCGGAAGAAGATTACGCTCAGCAACAAATGGCCCATACCAAAGATTTTCAAAAAACCTTATACGAAGAAATGATCGGGCGTTTAAAGAAAGACGATACGTCAGTGCCGTTTATTGATAACGGATATTCGTATCAAAGTAAGTTTATCCCTGGCAGTGAATATCCCGTTTACGTGCGCACTAAAGATGAGGCTGGCGCCAAAGAAGAAGTCTTACTTGATGTCAATAAAATGGCAGAAGGCTTGGAGTATTATGCCGTAGGTGATTGGTCAATTACTGCAAACAATAAGATTATCGGCTATTCAGAAGATACGCTAAGTCGCCGTGTATACACAATTAAGTTTAAAAATCTTGAAACCGGAGAGATGCTAGCAGACCAAATCACTGGTACTAACGGTCAAGTAATATGGGCAAACGATTCTAAATCGATGTACTACCTTGCCAAAGATCCGCAAACCCTATTAGGTTACCAAGTTTACCGTCACGTTTTAGGTACTGACCAGTCAAGTGATGAGCTAATGTATGAAGAAACTGACAACAGCTTTTATACATATCTTTATAAGACGCTAGATAGTCAATACGTCGGGATCTACCATAGCTCTACGGTAAGTTTGGGGGTGTCGATGTTAGACGCCAATGATGCGTCTGCTAAATTCAGCTTAGCTCATCCAATTGAAGCTGATCTTGAATATGAAGCATATCCATATGGCGATGAGTTTTATATCAAAACCAATTATAAAGCGGCAAATTATCGCATTGTAAAAGCCAGCAAAGAAACGTTAGCGGATAAGGATAAGTGGCAAGATGTAGTTGCTCACAGCGATG is from Thalassotalea crassostreae and encodes:
- a CDS encoding DUF748 domain-containing protein, yielding MTRRRKLFLSLILIIAFILVTLPEAGRFYVISKITEQGFDNVTIEDVDLNLFTGTLQIENVRIGVAGEDKLVIGLMRADYRWQGLFSGGIETELIEIKDTKLAVIENDDGGFEVVIPILAEAQQEQIDSVEAELEPELEPELEPEQGLKIPNLDVDLVRLENIEVDINVRQFSGRYVIEQFSLTRVSTWHDYPAELTLVSKLNDTSINAQLTANPLAVTPSVQGDVTLQNIDFNDFKTLTNLYSPIAVDVLEGKTDINFYVDGLRDTDNLLYLNFKGDLTTTDLNVTSKAVVVKLSSLAPSYSITYQQLPENAVVSGSVDAKLLGFSVVDEQVNASRGGDDHESNLLVGFEQFNITQLEIDEDSALNVEAIEFSNLSWFSQNQAAKDTDKKVKSHSKVEITNTLDKLRIEQISLDKQTTQTSKTLSFNHIAMAGLTTSMQLDEQNQLNWLTMLEPVQQRFNVDDKKVGAEEVKKEAKEEVKAGEVETSESPLAIEVNSFDLAAPAFIHVTKTLNGQPHKLQIDISKLALENIATNASSMDSDTESNIRRSKFALTTQLNKTAIIDVNGDGIFNKTPIDINAVGKIEDMSLVTLSPFIEQFAGYQFVRGQFDHQFNLALKNNQIDMTNDVVIRKLQVKDIDESKVVSTLPIPMAITVLEDDKGVIDIEIPVKGSLDETEGGTDVNINSLIQKSITQAVKKGSVGFLKYALQPYGAAFMAAEYLVDAANQIAFDDMVFTVNSAELETKQRDYANKLVEVLKQRDEIDLQLCGESNLADRAALEINYQDEALSAQLAALAKKRASTLKAYMNEQGIANKRLFLCKARYVEDGATGVAISME